The Pseudalkalibacillus hwajinpoensis DNA window GGGATTGAAAAAGTGCTTCTTACACGCGTTGCTTCAACTTACGATGTTATCCTTTCAACAAATGAGTCTTTTCTTGATTCACATGTGTTTCCGTAACCATTCAGCAATAATATTTTTCAGTTCCTGATCTACAGGATGCTTTACCTGATGTTTGTAATCGCTCATTATGGCGGACATCAGGTCTTCAACTGCTGTTTTCCTTAGAGAACTGTCTACCTCCTTCCATTAATTAGTGTTTGAACAATCTTCAACCTGATGGGATGTAACATTGTATTTGCTTTGGATTTACTCATAATTCCTCCTTAGAATTACTGAAAAAGTTATCATTACTAGTAATGATAATTTATTTTTAGTAAAAATAATTAAATCAGTAATTTTACAACGTAAGATTATGTTACACTTTTTATATTAAATGCTTCTCTAGCCATGTATAATAGATTTTTATGCTTCGGAATCTATCTTCGTATAAAAGCTGTCTGAAAATACGGTATTTTTCCAAATTTTTATAATTAAAGACCGCAAACGAGTTAGACTCTGAACGTTTTAGGGAAGATGAGTAATAGCTCACATTCTTCTCCCTAAACTATTATAGAAGGGATGTACATATGGATATTCTAAAAACGATTGTTTCTGCTGGTAATGAACTTATCTGGTCGAATGTATTGATTGTTATTCTAATCGGAGTTGGCCTTTATTTTACGGTCCGATCACGATTTGTTCAGTTCCGTCTATTCGGTGAAATGTTCCACGTTCTTGCTGAAAAGGACACCATGAAAGGAAGAAAAAACTCTGTTTCCAGCTTACAGGCATTCTTTATTAGTACAGCGTCACGAGTTGGTACTGGTAACCTTGCCGGTGTTGCATCTGCCGTAAGTATCGGTGGCCCAGGTGCCGTCTTCTGGATGTGGGTAATTGCCCTTCTTGGTTCAGCAAGTGGATTTGTTGAAAGCACACTTGCTCAGATTTACAAAGTGCGCGACGGTGATGATTTTCGAGGTGGTCCTGCCTACTATATGCAGCGCGCTTTAAATGCAAGATGGCTTGGTATTATCTTCGCGGTGTTGATCACGTTCAGCTTTGGGCTTGTGTTTAACTCTGTCCAATCTAATACGATTGCACTTGCATTTGAGAATTCTTTCAACGTCAACAGATGGTTACTCGGTGCTATCATTACCGCTGCGACAGCGATCATTATTTTCGGTGGTGTACGTCGAATTGCAGTTGTATCGCAAATTATCGTGCCAATCATGGCCGGAATCTACATTATTGTTGCAGCATTCGTTCTTATTGTTAACTTCACTGAGATACCAGCTATGATCGCCCTTATTTTCCAGCACGCTTTCGGTTTCAAAGAAGTAACCGCCGGCGGCGTTGGTGCTGCTATGTCACTCGGTATTAAGCGGGGGCTATTCTCAAACGAAGCTGGTATGGGTAGTGCACCAAACGCGGCTGCAACAGCCGATGTCTCTCACCCTGTAAAGCAGGGACTTATTCAGGCGCTTGGCGTATTCGTTGATACACTCTTAATTGCAACTGCTACTGCCTTTATGATCTTAATGTCAAACGGTTATGTCGATTCATCACTTGATGGCGTTCAGCTCACCCAGGAAGCTATGAATCAGCACCTTGGAAGTGGAGCAGGTATATTTGTAGCCGTTGCCGTTCTCCTCTTTGCATTTAGTTCCATTATTGGTAACTATTACTATGGTGAGACGAACATTGAATTTATTAAATCTAGTAAACCGGCGCTTCTCATCTATCGTCTTGCTGTTCTAGGAATGGTTATGTTCGGTGCTAAAGCAGGGTTTGCAATTGTTTGGAGCATGGCAGACCTATCAATGGGTCTTATGGCGCTTCTCAACTTAATTGTCATAGCGATTATTGGTAAGGTAGCGTTTGTAGCGTTAAATGATTACAGAGATCAGCGAAAAGCTGGTTTAGATCCTCAATTCTATGCAGATACGATTAAAGGATTAAAATCAGATATCTGGACGAACAAACCAATTAAAGATAAATCAAACTAATTTACCATTTTTACCCCTTGAAGTGAGATAGCCGTTTGCTATCTCACTTCAAGGGGTATTTTCTTTACTAGATACAGGAAGGGAGCGTTATAACAAATGGCTAATAATAAAGGATTAAGTGACAAAGTAAAAGGCGCTGTTTCCAAAACAAAAGGTGAAGTAAAAGACCAGGTTGGCAATGCAAAAAATGACCAACGTCTTCAAGAAGAAGGTAAGCTCGATAAATCGAAAGGCAATTACCAGGACCGAAAGGGAAATCTTAAAGACAAAATATAAGCACAAGAAAAGGATAGCGAGAGTCGCTATCCTTTTCTTGTGCTTATTGTGTGTAAGTCCCTATTAAGAGCCTCGCTTTACGAACTGCCTTCATTATTGTTAAGCTTTTTCATGTTATCTTGAAGGTCCAGAATTCGCTTCGTACCTTCATCGCGGAGACGTTTGTTCTCATCCTCAATCGCGCGAGTCTCTTCCATGCCTTTAACGATTGTATTCCAGGATTCCTCGATCGTTTCAATCTTTACGCTTGGACGACCTGATAACTTAGCAATTTCCACACTCTGGTTAGAAATATTCTGCGCATTATTCTTCAGCATTTCGTTTGTGCGACGATCTAGCTCATCCATAGAGTCTGCAACAAGCTTCTGTCTTTTGGCTGTAACAGCCTGGATTACACCGTTTTTAAAGACCGGAATTGTAATAATAAAGGCTGAATTAATTTTGCCAATTAGCTTTGTATTGCCTCGTTGTAACAGTCGGATTTGTGGTGCCGTTTGGATCGAAACCATCCTTGCCATCTCAAGATCATAAATTCGTTCCTCGAGGGTTTGAATCGCATTATTTAACGTATCAAGCTCCATTTGCGCCATCTGATCTCCAGCACTAACCTTTTGCTGAATGGCAGGAACTTTTTCTTGTAGTTCTTCAAGTTTAATCTGCCCCGCGACCACATACTTTTCAAGCTCAACATAATAATTAAGGTTATGCTGATACATGTCATCAAGTGTGACTGTTGATCGGGACATTTCGTCCTTATACTTGGATATTTCAACGTGGACTTTCTCAATTTCTCCGCCTAGAGTTTGATATTTCCCAAATATCTTTTCTACCATATCATTGCCCTTTTTAAAGAATTTCGATAGAAAACCAGTTTTCGGCTCCTCAAAGTCTTTCTTATCAAAACGATCCATGATCTTCCCTAGCTGCTTAAGCATGTCACCAGAGTCCGTTACGCTCGTAGTACGCATCATCGATAGAATTTTATCGGAGAACTGAGAAATCTCAACCGCTGGTTCTTTCCCAAATTCGAGTAACGCCATTTGATCTCTTACGTCAATTTCACCGGCAAGCTTCTGAACCTCTTGCTCTTCCCGAAGCTTTAAACGAATATCATCGGCCTTCGCTTCCGTGATTTCTTCGTTTTTATCAAGTGTTGTAATACCTGTTTCATTTGTCATTGACGTTCACTCCCTTAATTATAGTTTAATGGATTTAAATAACTTTCTAAACACAGAAGGTTCTTTAAAATCCTGTCGAAAAGCCATCTCTTCAAGCCAGTGTGTATCAAAATGATTAGAATCAATGAACCGCTCAATGCACTGATGGCCGGGTGGATTATAGAGAATAATATCGATACCAAATTCATTTAACAGATGGAGCACTGCTGCATCTGATCGAGATAATGTGCCATTCAACTCTGTATTGTACAAAACTACTTTCGGGACTTCCTGGGAATAATCAAATGTTTGCAATAAATTCACGAATTCTTCAGGAAGCTTAGTGGTTTGTGAGAAAAGGTATAATTTCATTTCCTCTATGCCTTCAGCACCTTCAGGCAGTAGTTTAGGGTTCGCACACATTCTTGAGATCGCCTGTCCAATTGCCTTTTGCGTTTCAATAGGAAGATGCTTATACTGCCACCAGTTTCCCTGCATCATAAGCTCTGGGTCAAGATAGCCTTCCCTATTTAATGAGTGCTGATAGTGGAACTTTTGATTTGCCTTCGTTTCTTTTGTAAATGGAAATTGACGAATCATCACTGTTGATTTTAGTTCACTTAGATCCTGAAGCCTATTCCAATATTCTTTTCTATTTTCAGAGATCCCCATTATTTTTGCAAACAACGCTGGAATGTGGACGGTCCCGTTTTCAACTTTAAAATTAGGTCTAATGAATGCTTTTTCCTTTGCGATCAAAAATAATTCATCATACGTCGTCTTGAGGGTAACTGATTTTGGAGAATATGTTCTCAGTTGCCATGGCTTATATAACTGCGAGCCTTCATGGTGAAGAACCGTATCCATTTCCTTCGTTGCTCGATAGGCTATTGTAGAACGGCGCTCGGGTTTTTCAATAGGAAATGGTTCAAGTGCTACTTTTGATGGGAGCTTTTTCTTTTGTGTAAAACGGTCTTCAGGATCTATTTCACTAAGAGAATCAGATCCTTCAGGGTGAAAATAGAGAACATCACATCCGAGAATAACCGAATAAAGAAGAAAATATTGCTGACTCTTTGAAGCTTCTCCATACCAAACGATTCCTGGCATTTCCATATCAATTTCAACCTCTTCAAGCCATGGATCAAGATGATTCCATGTCCACTTCATTAGATCGACTAGTACTCTACGAAAATCCGGATGGCTAAATCCACCTTCGTGATGCTGTTCAAACAATTCAAGAACGGTGATTAAAGATTTTCGTAAATGACGATGCATAGCAGGATGCCTGTGAGATGGAATTAGGGTCGCTCCTTCTAAAAACGCTACAAAGCGATTCGCAGATAGCCCGTTTTCTTTCTGGTTGATCGAATGGATCGATTGGATCGCCTGAAGCCGTTCAGGAGTAATGACCTTATTTAGGTCTTCGCTTAAAACATGAAACTTCTCTGACTGATAAAGTTCATGGAGCTTAAGAAAATACTCGTTCTCATCGTAATCACTACCCAGAAACCGCCATGCAGCCTGAGTTACAATTAATTCTTTCCCATTCTCATAAGGAGATCGTTCTGGAAATGTTCTATATAATAGTTCTAGTGAATTCTCATCTTCAATTGGCGCATTCTTTATGAGAATCTGATCAAAGTGATTCATGATGGTCTCCCCGCTTTCTCATTCCTTCCCTGGGATGGCCAGAGAGCCAATCACGCCCTCCTGCACTATTCCTCTTGTCTAACCTTCGCTTCAATATAACATCTTCTTAAAAACAGAATAACATACTATTTCTTCCATTATTAAATTCTTTGTTCTGTAGCCATCCTAATAAAGGATTGATTTAAAATAGAGTCTACTACTTCATCGGATGCAGCCATTCCAACTGCTTTTGTACAGTTTAACTCAGGGTGAGTTTCCAGTACTTCACCATGTGCAGGAACATACCCACTATCGCCATAGCGAACCAACTCATAATCTAGCAACGAATCACCTGCAGTATAAATATAAGAGAGGTTTAACTCGTTTTTCAAATACGCTACAGCGTTCCATTTATTCACCGGATCTGGAACGAAATATAGCTTTCTCCCCTGTAAGCTGGGTTGCCATCCCTGCTCTCTTGCCCATTCGAACAAAAAAGTGAGTTCTGTTTGCGAGACTTGATCACGTTTAATGATCAGGTACACAAAAAGATAATCCGCATGACGAATACGTTCAATCCAGTTTCCTGTAACTAGAGACTCTAGCTTGCTCACAAAGTCATCTAGAGGCAAACATTCCGCTAGAGAGGTTCGAATTTGATCTGACCACTCCTGAACCACTTCACCATTTTTCAAAATATGCCCGCCGTTACTTGTAATGGCGTACTCAGGCTTCAAAACCGATTGAAAAAGCGAGATCCTACTGTATTGTTGGATCGTACGAGTCGTAACGGGAATAAAATACATCTCTTTCATCAACGTCTGCAAGAGGTTTTTTGTTCGATTCGAAATATAAGAGATCTCTTTTCCTTCAAGCGTTTCAATTAGTTCATAATCCAGTGCTGAATACTGTTCAATCATTTTCCTGGAATAAATTAATGTGCGATCTAAATCGCTTGCGAATGCCCTCATCCCTCTTGCTCCAATGGTTTAATTAGACCACAGCAGGAGTAAGACATTCCTGTATATTCCTCAATAGGTACTCCGCGATCTCTTGCGAGGACGTGAATGTGCTTGAGGCTCATTTCAGCATCCGGATGGACGAGGATTTTCCATGGTACACGTCTTAATAGCACACGCGTTGTTTCTCCGACGCCAGGCTTAATAAAATGACTATTTGTCATACCATAATCGCGTTGAATATTTTCAATCGACTTACGGCCCTTCCATTGGGGTTTAAGGTCTTCCTCTACGATCTCGGACAACCCTTTGTCAACTTCTTCCTCAATTAAAGGAAACTGCGTGCAAATAGTATCAACATACAGGTTTGAGACATCTTCTGAAAGAAGCTCGGAATAGTATTTCCCTCCATGAAAATCACCGTCCTTAATCCATTTAGTATTAAGAACCGTTCGACTGACAAGGCCTGAAACCGTTGAATTAAGGCAGGCACTTGGAATAAGAAAATCTTCTCTCGTTCCATAAAGCTCTGAGCAGTCTCCCGGATCGGCAAGGACAGCAAGTTTGCTTGATAGACTTGTCCCGTTCGAGTCATTAAATACAGCGACAGATTTCGTTAATTCTCGAGTAATGGCTCCTTTTCCGGTCCATCCATCAATAAAAGTAATCTCATGATCCGGGTGATGATTAAGAATATACTTGAGCGCTTCGGTATCAATGCCTCGATCACGAATAATCGATATACTAAAGTGCGGCAGTTCTCGATTATACTTGTAAGAAATATACCGTTTAATCAATACACCAATTGGAGTACCTGCACGGGCAAGTGAAACGAGCGCTACTTTAAAGCCTCTTTCTGCAATAATCTGCTCTGCAACAACGCCGACAGCCACAGCTACTTTACGCTTTGTTTCTTCTAAAGAGTGATAAAAAAGCGACATATATTCTTCTGATGGCTTGTATTCAATTGGAAGCATCTCTGAGTAATGTGTCCCTTGTTGAATCGCCTGTTCTCGTTCTGTTGTACTCTTCTCCATGCTTATCTCTGATAAGTCTTTCAAAAGGAATGTAACATCTTCATCGGGGTAGCTCCCCATCTTAGTTATCTGGACAGTCATTTTTCCACCTCTTTCTTCAAGAACAAGTTACGATATGAATGGTAGTTATATTTCTTTCTACTAACAATGAGGTAAGCGCGTTTGTATCCTCTACAGAAACATTCTTCTCAAAGAAAAGGATCACACGGTCATACTCTCCCTCGGGAATGTTGTACACATAGTGTTGAACTTCACGCTCCTCAGGATTAGGAAAAGTGAATCCGCTTCGAATGGCATATCCTTCTTCATCAACTGGTTGAATTGGGCTTCGTGTCGTAGAATGGTAATAGACTTCTCCAGTCAAGTAGGAGGCAATTTTCATTGGAATGTACATAAACTCACCAGTACCTAAACATAACGTCTTACCAGCTGGTACTTCTCTATTTAAATGATTCGATGCATTTTGACATGATTCCTCTATCTTCGCTTTATCCAACTCATTAATTCCAAACCTACCGCTATCGGAAAGGTAGTTACGTTCTGACAGTTGACGGAAACTCGATGAAACATCATGCCAGTTTAGAAACGCTTCCGGACAATCCGGTTTACTTTTTTGGAAATCAATAATCGGTTGTTCAAGAGGCTGTCCTTCAAATTCAATTGTCCCTTTTAGAAGTGAATGAACCTTTATCGTAATGTTTAACTCTTCTTCTAGGAATCTATATTGCTCAATGTGCTCCTCTGATCGCCAGTCTAATAGAGAGAGAACAACATATTGTTTACGAGGGTACTTTGCGTGAAGCTCCTTAATAATATTGAGACATGTTTTCCCTGTTGTAATCTCGTCGTCTACTAACAGAACCGGATGGGGTTGCTGAAGGATTAATGGATCGGCATAACACCGCTGATCCACTGCATGGGAATGTTCCTCTTTAAAGTTAAACTCCGGAGAAATCCCGTTTGCATTTTCTCTTGTTGTGTGAATATAATAACCTTTCTCGAAGCAGTCAAAGACGGCGTGACCAAGCGCTGTTGCTGTTTCAGCAAAGCCAATCACGATCGGCTCCTCCTCAAGATTCAGAGGCCTGCTCTGTAACAGTCTGTATGCTTTCTTCCGTTTTTCTCTGTTATTCGCCAGAAAGGCATCTCTAACTTCTTGTAAATAGGCTAAAGAGTGACCAGATTCGTTCTCGTAATAAGTTAGAGCTAGAAGCCCCGAGGCAAGGAGGGGTTTATAGGGATCCACTGGAATATGTTTACCCAGCATCCTACTAACAAAAAGAAACCCTCGCTTTTTATTTATTCTGGCTGCCATCGTAAAGAATTCGTCAATTGGTATGGTTAATTTGTTCTCTGTGATTTCCAGATTCACGCTCATGTTCGACAGAATTGGAAAATGGTATTGGGTCGGCAAGCATCTTGATGAAATTGTACGTGTCATGATACACCCCGTATATGTTAGATTTGGTTAAAATTTTCATAGCCCATTTATAGTGTGGCTTTACTTCATTCATTTTGTTGTATGAACTGCTTTTCAGTACGCCAATTTCTCCATTAGCATTCTCGATAATACTTAATGCATCGTGGTATTCCTCGTACGTTACAACGTTCAGGCTTTGAACAACTTTTACATGAGAGGGATGGACTACCGTTTTTCCTGTCAATCCGTTAGATAAATCTAGTAATGTTTCATTCAATAATCCTGCGTTGTATGTGTTCACAGTAGCTTCCAAGCTTTCGTCCAGGTCTTCTCTCTTGCTATTAAAATACTCCCAGACCGGGCCAGATACAACAAACCGTCTCCCAAAATAATTCATAACATCGGAAATGAAATCTCTCATGATGGATATATCATATATGGGGGTCTGGGCACTGCGACGAATGCCGTACAGCCCACAGAGATCTGTAGCACCAATTCGCACATTCAGAATAGAAGATTCGTATTGCTCAAATAGAGCAGATAGCGTTTCGAACTCCTTATACCTGGATTCTTTGTATAAAAGCTCAGGTGATTCTAAAATTGGCATGGCAAATAAACGTGTTCCTGATTTAGCAACAGTCCGTTTTAGAGCTTGCAGATACACGCTACCGTTAGATGATGAGAACTTAGGTAATACAAACCCAGTTAAGTATCCAATAGAGGTACCAAGCTTTTCTGCTACTTCAGTTAACTGAGTTGCAGAACGCACGCGGATAAAAATAAAGGGTAATGTGACCCAATCTAGATTACCCTGTGTCATAGCGCTTTCGATTTTTTTCAGATGAACAACTGTCTGATTAACTGCTTCAGCTAAGCGATTATCTCCAACTGCATCTTCTAGATCAAGAACGATTGTACAAACTTCTTTGTATTTCTGATGTATAACTAAATCTGCAATGTCCTCTCTGATTGCAGGCATATAAAGAGCCGCTCCAACGGCATACGAAAGAATTTCCTTTGATTCATACTTACTGACCGAAGCTGGCCTCTTAAAAAAGACACGCTCTTTCTGAGAATCCGAAAGGTATTGAAAATATTCCAGCACCTTCACCCCCTATTGAAATTATTAAATTAAGAATCGATATTAAAGAATAAAAAAAGAAGGAGAGCACAGGCGTCTCCTCCTTATTATGCTATTCGTTCTCTTTTGCTGACGCTGTTTCTTCTGCATATGGTCTATTTTTGTTATTATAGTAATGCACAACGAAGGTTCCAAGGAACGCTGCAACTATGATACCGAAGAAAGCAAAATGAGGCACATGAATATCAAAGACACTCAAGAACATTTTAAGTGCAATAATAGCAATTAATACGAACGCTGTATTTTCCATTTCGGGTATCTTTTCGATTAGCTTAAGGAAAACCCCAGCAACTGTTCTCATCAAAAGAATACCGATCATCCCTCCAAGTAAGAGAACCCATATCTGTTCTGAAATAGCAAGGGCAGCCAGGATACTATCTGCTGAAAAGGCGATGTCCATTAATTCTACCGAAATGACAGTAGCCCAGAAAATACCGAACGTTCGAACGAGCCAGCTGTCCTTTTTCATTCCATCAGGATTTTCTTCTTCACCCTTCTTTCTGAAGTGTTGAATCACAATCCAGGCAAGGTAAGCTGCACCGAATAGTTTTATCCACCAGAATTTAATCAGATACATTCCAATACCAATAAATAAGAAACGGAAGAAATAGGCTCCAATTAAACCGTAAGTAAGAGCTTTTCTGCGTTTCTCTGGTGGAAGGTGTTTAACCATTACTGCGAGTACCAGTGCATTATCAGCAGATAACAGTCCTTCTAGTAAGACTAGCGTACCTATAAGACCCCACGAAACAGGGTCAGTTAAAACTTCTCTCCACATTTCCCAATCAAAGAAAGAGGCATATGTGTTTAGAATTTCTTGTAAAATTTCCACTTGATGTTTCCTCCTAATGTCAACTTGCTAGGCGACCTTAAACGTCCAGGCCATAATTTTTGCAAAGGGCTGCGAGACCACCTGAAAAACCGCTTCCTACTGCGTTAAACTTCCATTCTCCACCGTGACGGTAGAGCTCACAAACAACTACAGCTGTTTCAATCGAAAAATCTTCGCCAAGATCAAAACGAAGAAGCTCCTCACCACTTGCGTCATCTGCTAAACGAACAAAAGCGTTTGAAACCTGTCCAAAATTCTGGTGACGCATTTCAGCATCATGAATGGTTACGGTAATTCCAATTTTATCTACATGAGCAGGGATCTTTGAGAAGTCGACTACGAGCTGTTCATCATCCCCATCACCTTCACCAGTTCGGTTATCTCCTGTATGAACCACTGATTTACTCGGATGCTCGAGGTTGTTATAGAAAATAAAATCCAGATCATCCTGACAGCGTTTATTCGAATCGACTAGAAACGCAGATGCATCAAGGTCAAAATCAATTCCACCCTGATATTTATTCGTATCCCAGCCAAGGCCGATAAGTCCTTTAACCATTCCAGGGTTCGTTTTCGTTAGGTCAATTCGTTGACCTTTTGAAAGTTGTATAGCCAATGTCATCCCCCAAATCGCGTTTATATTGGAATGGCAAGAGGGAGAAGAGTCCCTCTTGCCACGAAGAAGATATTATCCTACCTGTAAGCCAAAATCAGAAGCGATTCTAGCAAGTCCACCCTCGTAGCCAGATCCAACTGCAGAGAATTTCCACTCGCCATTGTGTCGGTATAGTTCTCCAACGATAATAGCTGTCTCGATGGAGAAATCTTCTCCAAGATCATAGCGAATCAATTCTTCATTGGAATCTTCATTAAGGATGCGCACGAACGCATTGGATACCTGTCCAAAGTTCTGGTTACGTGCTTCTGCATCGTGAATTGTAATTACAAACGAAATCTTTTCAACAGAGGCAGGAACATCCTGAAGATGAACGTTTACTTTCTCGTCGTCACCATCGCCCTCGCCAGTACGGTTATCACCAGTGTGGACAACAGATCCACCCCCACCTTCAGTCTGGTTATAGAAAACAAAGTCTTTGTCAGAAGCGCATTTGCCGGTGCTATCTAACAAGAAAATGCTTGCATCGAGGTCAAAATCATTTCCACCATCGTACTTGTTTGTGTCCCATCCAAGTCCTACGATTACTTTCGTTAGTCCAGGATTTGTTTTTGTTAAATCTACCTTTTGTCCTTTTGATAATGATACAGCCATGCTATTCATCCCCTTTTAGAATTTTAGTAGTTTAGTATTTCTTTGCAATATCACTTAAGCCAGCGTCGTTTGTTCCATTTCCGATTGCAGCAAACTTCCATTCAGAGCCGTGACGGTAGATCTCCGCTACAAATAGGCTTGTCTTACCTGAATAGTTGTCTGTGAGATTAAACTTAATCAGCTCTTCACGATTCGTCTGGTTCACTACGCGGATAAAAGCATTTTGAATCATACCGAAATCCTGCTTTCGCTTCACTGCATCATAAATATTTACGACAAACACTAGCTTCGTAATGCGATCAGGTACTTTGTTGAGGTCAACCATGATTTGCTCATCGTCACCATCGCCATCTCCTGTCAAGTTATCACCTGTATGGTTCACACTCTGACATGCGCTTTTCAGGTTACCGAAGTAAATCAAGTCTTTTTTCGAAGTGAGCTTGTCATCCTCAAGCATAAGAATGGAAGCATCACAGTCAACGTTTGCTCCTCCACCGCTACCGCCTCCGAAAAGACCACCAAGTAGGCCGCCGCCTTTTTTTTGCTCAACTGGATCCCAGCCAAGGCCAACCATAATCTTAGAAAGGCCAGCATTTCCTTTTGTTAGGTCAATTCGTTGACCCTTTTGTAAAGAAATTGTCAAATTGTATCACTCCCGTTGGTAGATTTAAATCGAGTATGAGGTTATGCACCTTAACTTTCAATTTGTGTATTATCCTGTTATACGAGCCCAGTTCCAAAAAGTTTCATGTTTCAACAAAAAAATTATTTTCTCCAACATGAAAACCTATTCTTTCTATTTAAAACTAACAT harbors:
- a CDS encoding TerC family protein, with translation MEILQEILNTYASFFDWEMWREVLTDPVSWGLIGTLVLLEGLLSADNALVLAVMVKHLPPEKRRKALTYGLIGAYFFRFLFIGIGMYLIKFWWIKLFGAAYLAWIVIQHFRKKGEEENPDGMKKDSWLVRTFGIFWATVISVELMDIAFSADSILAALAISEQIWVLLLGGMIGILLMRTVAGVFLKLIEKIPEMENTAFVLIAIIALKMFLSVFDIHVPHFAFFGIIVAAFLGTFVVHYYNNKNRPYAEETASAKENE
- a CDS encoding TerD family protein, with protein sequence MAIQLSKGQRIDLTKTNPGMVKGLIGLGWDTNKYQGGIDFDLDASAFLVDSNKRCQDDLDFIFYNNLEHPSKSVVHTGDNRTGEGDGDDEQLVVDFSKIPAHVDKIGITVTIHDAEMRHQNFGQVSNAFVRLADDASGEELLRFDLGEDFSIETAVVVCELYRHGGEWKFNAVGSGFSGGLAALCKNYGLDV
- a CDS encoding TerD family protein, translating into MAVSLSKGQKVDLTKTNPGLTKVIVGLGWDTNKYDGGNDFDLDASIFLLDSTGKCASDKDFVFYNQTEGGGGSVVHTGDNRTGEGDGDDEKVNVHLQDVPASVEKISFVITIHDAEARNQNFGQVSNAFVRILNEDSNEELIRYDLGEDFSIETAIIVGELYRHNGEWKFSAVGSGYEGGLARIASDFGLQVG
- a CDS encoding TerD family protein, encoding MTISLQKGQRIDLTKGNAGLSKIMVGLGWDPVEQKKGGGLLGGLFGGGSGGGANVDCDASILMLEDDKLTSKKDLIYFGNLKSACQSVNHTGDNLTGDGDGDDEQIMVDLNKVPDRITKLVFVVNIYDAVKRKQDFGMIQNAFIRVVNQTNREELIKFNLTDNYSGKTSLFVAEIYRHGSEWKFAAIGNGTNDAGLSDIAKKY